Proteins co-encoded in one Acidobacteriota bacterium genomic window:
- a CDS encoding tyrosine-type recombinase/integrase, whose product MRFTAAATAAGVERRVTAHSGRVGLASELTRCGASTTDVMRAGNWKTARMVAHYAAGATAERGAVARYL is encoded by the coding sequence ATGCGCTTCACGGCCGCCGCCACCGCGGCCGGCGTCGAGCGCCGCGTGACCGCACACTCCGGGCGCGTCGGGCTCGCCTCCGAGCTGACACGCTGCGGCGCGTCCACCACCGACGTCATGCGCGCAGGAAACTGGAAGACCGCGAGGATGGTCGCACACTACGCCGCCGGAGCCACCGCCGAACGCGGCGCGGTAGCGCGGTACCTTTGA
- a CDS encoding phage integrase family protein — translation MDTNVTGTGDVRTGAEQATGTPAAEKRQSTRKRRHSAKPASAKPGSRRRVRVAEGIYRDRHGLAATVKVNGVQREIRFPPGTPLKTIRARRDELRASLRTLPAGGKHSLNHDTGRYLDQVKTTLISFGDRRRELLAWLPRFGHLRTLALPAHLPALNGQLHEWRDTLAASTCNHRRHALTNLVRVLYGRRASFDLLDLVRFAPPPPRPRWVDRGHIADVLAEIETGSVTRARLELMHWTGMRPSQMGRLRAEDFRLDEPIPYVAVPRGKGGRIAAVPLVPEGVDAAHAFLDAEAFGPWPRSSVNRALAAAARRAGRPAFTTYQIRHSFAAGLRRVGTDVADIQDLYGHTKPETTMIYAPPELAKHRAALERLRRNDATGVLDWPPPLAGADGQVRSTA, via the coding sequence ATGGATACGAACGTCACTGGAACCGGCGACGTCCGGACCGGCGCGGAGCAGGCGACCGGCACCCCGGCGGCGGAGAAGCGGCAGTCAACCAGGAAGAGGAGGCACTCGGCGAAGCCTGCCAGCGCCAAGCCGGGCTCCCGCCGCCGCGTGCGCGTCGCCGAGGGCATCTACAGGGACCGCCACGGACTCGCCGCCACCGTCAAGGTCAACGGGGTCCAGCGCGAGATCCGCTTCCCGCCCGGCACCCCGCTCAAGACCATCCGCGCGCGGCGCGACGAACTGCGCGCCAGCCTGCGGACGCTACCGGCCGGCGGCAAGCACTCCCTCAACCACGACACCGGCCGCTACCTCGACCAGGTGAAGACCACCCTGATCAGCTTCGGCGACCGCCGCCGCGAGCTGCTGGCGTGGCTGCCGCGCTTCGGGCATCTGCGGACGCTCGCGCTGCCCGCCCATCTGCCGGCGCTCAACGGCCAGCTACACGAGTGGCGCGACACGCTCGCCGCCTCGACCTGCAACCACCGCCGGCATGCGCTCACGAACCTCGTCCGAGTCCTCTACGGCCGCCGCGCCTCGTTCGACCTGCTCGACCTCGTCCGCTTCGCGCCGCCCCCGCCGAGGCCCCGATGGGTCGACCGCGGCCACATCGCCGACGTGCTCGCCGAGATCGAGACCGGCTCGGTCACCCGCGCCCGTCTGGAGCTGATGCACTGGACCGGGATGCGGCCCTCGCAGATGGGGCGGCTGCGCGCCGAGGACTTCCGGCTCGACGAGCCGATCCCCTACGTCGCCGTCCCGCGCGGGAAGGGCGGACGCATCGCCGCCGTCCCGTTGGTGCCCGAAGGCGTCGACGCCGCGCACGCCTTCCTCGACGCCGAAGCCTTCGGACCCTGGCCCCGCAGCAGCGTCAACCGTGCGCTCGCCGCCGCCGCGCGACGGGCCGGACGGCCGGCGTTCACCACCTACCAGATCCGGCACTCGTTCGCGGCAGGGTTGCGAAGGGTCGGCACCGACGTGGCCGACATCCAGGATCTGTACGGACACACCAAGCCCGAGACGACCATGATCTATGCGCCGCCCGAGCTGGCGAAGCATCGCGCCGCGCTCGAACGGTTGCGCCGGAACGACGCGACGGGCGTTCTCGACTGGCCGCCCCCGCTAGCCGGTGCGGACGGGCAAGTGCGGAGCACCGCTTGA